The Salinibaculum sp. SYNS191 genome has a window encoding:
- a CDS encoding DUF7342 family protein, producing MNEYAKEDWKRDTTPFDRVQSVMHTAYEPMTAATVADKSLTSEQTARKHLRSLVEHGYVTETASPDSKATLYRRANDSLALEQARRILDETDVDTLSRRVLEMRETLREYGERFNANSPDGAVRAHADIDPETLLEWRTTRRNLAFAEVALALSGVEDVSGVAEAI from the coding sequence GTGAACGAGTACGCGAAGGAGGACTGGAAACGTGATACCACTCCCTTCGATCGCGTGCAGTCCGTGATGCACACAGCGTACGAGCCCATGACTGCAGCGACCGTGGCGGACAAATCTCTCACCTCGGAGCAGACGGCTCGCAAGCACCTCCGCTCCCTGGTCGAACACGGCTACGTGACGGAGACAGCTTCGCCTGACTCGAAGGCCACGCTGTATCGACGGGCGAACGATTCACTCGCTCTCGAACAGGCGCGGCGTATCCTTGACGAGACGGATGTCGATACGCTCTCGAGACGCGTACTCGAGATGCGCGAAACCCTTCGTGAGTACGGCGAGCGGTTCAACGCCAACTCGCCCGATGGGGCTGTCCGAGCCCACGCGGATATCGACCCAGAGACGCTTCTGGAATGGCGAACGACGCGGCGAAACCTCGCGTTCGCCGAGGTGGCTCTCGCACTCAGTGGCGTCGAAGACGTATCCGGGGTCGCAGAGGCAATCTGA
- a CDS encoding winged helix-turn-helix domain-containing protein, whose product MSPETPSDDAEWVETWKEHASAFDRVKSVTMTLSDPQPASWIASEAAVSPNTARDHLRRLIDLGVVTATEKDGTRHYYPDPLYTRLRDVRELLEETTKRDLAEQAVDLKDDIAAWKTEYDAASPTTLRERAAEVGVSAEQAHELIAVASDWELARYRLSLVQDAIENYDTWSADSSSITV is encoded by the coding sequence ATGTCGCCCGAGACTCCGTCCGACGATGCCGAGTGGGTCGAGACGTGGAAAGAACACGCGTCGGCGTTCGACCGCGTGAAATCGGTCACGATGACGCTCTCGGATCCGCAGCCAGCGTCCTGGATTGCGTCGGAGGCGGCCGTCTCCCCGAATACGGCCCGGGACCACCTGCGCCGGCTCATCGATCTCGGTGTGGTGACAGCGACCGAGAAAGATGGCACCCGCCACTACTATCCGGACCCGCTGTACACGCGGCTCCGGGATGTCCGGGAGTTGCTTGAGGAGACGACGAAACGCGACCTCGCGGAGCAGGCAGTCGACTTGAAAGACGACATCGCGGCCTGGAAAACCGAGTACGACGCTGCGTCCCCGACGACCCTGCGTGAGCGAGCGGCCGAAGTGGGTGTCTCTGCCGAACAGGCGCACGAACTCATCGCAGTCGCGAGCGACTGGGAACTCGCCCGCTACCGACTCTCGCTCGTCCAGGACGCCATCGAGAACTACGATACCTGGTCAGCCGATTCCTCGTCGATCACCGTATGA
- a CDS encoding cytochrome P450 has protein sequence MGFFDELAEYGDVVHCEFPRIDAVAVFHPEYIGDVLLGQGTYERWNFDELKELLDYEIAPRGLTFTRGEEWKQQRHFLQPMFGLDRLEGFSSAMVAATERLVDQWDDGEEIVLNEEFSRLTLSILTNSLFDFDLGENRQVITDAADELQTMADMSGFGAVEMLLPSWVPTHRNRRYTQAMDAFDATVETLIEQRRANPDEYEDLLTMMLEKEDDHEYSMSDEEIHDHLITFLIAGHETTAMALTFTWLLLGSNPEDYDRLETEVTTVLDGPPTADDLSDLPVTEHVAKEAMRMYPPAGMLFREATEETELGGYRIPEGTKVLLPQFTVHADDRWFDAPEEFRPERFSEDRSDQRPDFAYFPFGGGPHQCIGMHFAMMELKHIIPILARRVDFELLSSPEPEVNMELTLQPSEDVRMRVHKR, from the coding sequence ATGGGATTTTTCGACGAGCTCGCGGAGTACGGCGATGTCGTCCACTGTGAGTTTCCGCGTATCGACGCTGTCGCTGTCTTCCATCCCGAGTATATCGGCGACGTGTTGCTGGGACAGGGCACCTACGAGCGGTGGAACTTCGACGAACTCAAGGAACTGCTCGATTACGAGATCGCACCGCGGGGACTCACGTTCACTCGGGGCGAGGAGTGGAAACAACAGCGACACTTCCTCCAGCCGATGTTCGGACTGGACCGGTTGGAGGGCTTCAGTTCGGCGATGGTTGCCGCCACGGAACGGCTGGTCGACCAGTGGGACGACGGCGAAGAAATCGTCCTCAACGAGGAGTTCTCCCGCCTGACGCTGTCGATTCTGACGAACTCGCTGTTCGACTTCGACCTCGGGGAGAACAGGCAGGTCATCACTGACGCCGCCGACGAACTCCAGACGATGGCCGATATGAGCGGTTTCGGCGCCGTCGAGATGCTCCTGCCGTCGTGGGTGCCGACACACAGGAACCGTCGATACACACAGGCCATGGATGCCTTCGACGCGACGGTCGAGACGCTCATCGAACAACGACGCGCGAATCCGGACGAATACGAGGATCTCCTGACGATGATGCTTGAAAAGGAGGACGACCACGAGTACTCGATGAGCGACGAGGAGATCCACGATCACCTGATCACGTTTCTCATCGCCGGTCACGAGACCACAGCGATGGCACTGACCTTCACGTGGCTGTTGCTGGGGAGCAATCCGGAGGATTACGATCGACTGGAGACGGAAGTCACGACCGTACTAGACGGGCCACCGACGGCCGACGATCTTTCAGACCTCCCGGTCACCGAGCACGTAGCTAAGGAGGCGATGCGGATGTATCCCCCGGCCGGGATGCTGTTCCGCGAGGCCACCGAGGAGACGGAACTGGGCGGGTACCGCATCCCCGAAGGGACGAAAGTCTTGCTCCCGCAGTTCACTGTTCATGCTGACGACCGGTGGTTCGACGCCCCCGAGGAATTCCGGCCCGAACGCTTTAGTGAAGACCGGAGCGACCAGCGACCCGATTTCGCGTACTTCCCGTTTGGCGGTGGTCCCCACCAGTGTATCGGCATGCACTTTGCGATGATGGAGCTGAAACACATTATCCCGATTCTCGCCCGACGCGTCGATTTCGAGCTGTTGAGTTCGCCCGAGCCCGAGGTCAATATGGAGCTGACGTTGCAGCCATCCGAGGATGTGCGAATGCGTGTTCACAAACGGTGA
- a CDS encoding ABC transporter substrate-binding protein: protein MPLDLSIAVGNRDVNRALLSGEVEPDGIDATVVSEYPPRRNRWFFEYGDYDVAEVSLASYLAARASDEEYSCTALSVFPARRFRHSFLWKHTDAPVDDPADLAGKRVGIQTWHSTPGVWIRGIAKEHYGLDLEAVTWYQRETSVPTAIPPRFDVQPLPRDQSDDTVADPSAYREMFRAGDLDAAMDPVSSMFNAVVESEDLDFVFDDPVAEERQYYRETAIFPIMHVVVVRDEVLADHSWVATNLVEAFTAALDRRRELNRHVKTNTSIVWAHHQLAEQRALLDPDVWNYGLTDSNVRTWKRSCSVS, encoded by the coding sequence ATGCCGCTCGACCTCTCGATTGCAGTTGGGAATCGGGACGTGAACCGGGCGTTGCTGTCGGGCGAGGTCGAGCCAGATGGGATCGACGCGACTGTCGTCTCAGAGTACCCGCCCCGGCGCAATCGGTGGTTCTTCGAATACGGAGACTACGATGTTGCCGAGGTCTCGCTGGCGTCGTATCTCGCGGCCAGGGCCAGCGACGAGGAGTATTCGTGCACTGCACTCTCGGTGTTCCCGGCACGACGCTTCAGGCATTCGTTTTTGTGGAAGCACACGGACGCCCCCGTCGACGACCCTGCGGATCTTGCAGGCAAACGGGTCGGCATTCAGACCTGGCACTCGACGCCAGGCGTCTGGATCCGCGGCATCGCCAAGGAACACTACGGACTCGACCTCGAAGCCGTCACCTGGTATCAACGCGAGACGAGCGTGCCCACGGCCATTCCCCCTCGGTTCGATGTCCAGCCGCTCCCGCGGGACCAGAGCGACGATACCGTCGCTGATCCGTCGGCGTACCGCGAGATGTTTCGCGCTGGCGACCTTGACGCGGCGATGGATCCCGTCTCGTCGATGTTCAACGCCGTCGTCGAATCCGAGGACCTCGACTTCGTGTTCGACGACCCGGTCGCCGAGGAGCGACAGTACTACCGGGAGACAGCCATCTTTCCGATCATGCACGTCGTGGTCGTGCGTGACGAGGTCCTCGCGGACCACTCGTGGGTGGCCACCAATCTCGTCGAGGCGTTCACGGCGGCGCTTGACCGCCGTCGCGAACTGAATCGGCATGTGAAAACGAACACGTCCATCGTATGGGCACACCACCAGCTGGCGGAGCAGCGTGCGCTTCTCGATCCCGACGTGTGGAACTACGGTCTGACGGACAGCAACGTGCGGACCTGGAAACGTTCATGCAGCGTGTCATAG
- a CDS encoding PD-(D/E)XK nuclease family protein — MEIEQGTSFETIGEHEIDFSVAQLVETSDSFRCWFVFQAVPAIECDEYLGGAIHASYAGEGESDIEFGFLTETGDRHIVLVENKIDAAKQPDQIERYYNRGKFRVDRDDWDSYTVCLLAPERYVSKEDETGFSSIIYYEDVLEQIENLSHDGAEFLQDVFEAALTKSRTSTTPNASDTLHAVRDQFLNETEIQHLESDPEYSGYNKRTSFKSTHPDHHEAIRYDVYVGEVGDAGHTNIRLQIQSTDGLTEGGRESLKSTASEHTEAIPDYNWRLQRKKNIVFKQVGHDTVIQDDSYETYADAIVDELLTLTNTFHPIFAEERS; from the coding sequence ATGGAAATTGAACAAGGAACATCCTTCGAGACTATCGGAGAGCACGAGATTGATTTTTCCGTAGCTCAGTTGGTAGAGACCTCCGATTCATTCAGATGTTGGTTTGTCTTCCAGGCCGTTCCTGCTATTGAATGTGATGAGTATCTCGGAGGGGCTATACACGCGAGTTACGCCGGAGAAGGTGAATCCGATATTGAGTTCGGATTCCTCACGGAAACGGGGGATCGGCATATCGTATTGGTGGAAAATAAGATAGATGCCGCCAAGCAACCGGACCAGATTGAACGATACTACAACCGGGGAAAGTTCCGTGTCGACCGTGATGACTGGGATTCGTACACAGTCTGTTTGTTAGCTCCAGAGAGGTACGTGTCCAAAGAAGATGAAACGGGATTTAGTTCGATCATCTACTATGAGGACGTTCTTGAACAGATCGAGAACCTTTCACACGATGGGGCGGAGTTCCTACAAGATGTGTTTGAGGCGGCTCTAACGAAATCTCGCACATCAACGACACCCAATGCTTCTGACACCCTACATGCAGTCCGAGATCAATTCTTGAATGAAACGGAAATACAACATCTTGAATCAGATCCGGAGTATTCGGGGTACAACAAACGCACTTCGTTCAAATCAACGCACCCGGACCATCACGAGGCTATTCGGTACGATGTATATGTCGGGGAAGTAGGTGACGCAGGTCACACAAATATTAGGTTACAGATACAAAGCACAGATGGTCTCACCGAGGGAGGACGGGAATCACTAAAATCAACAGCGTCAGAGCATACTGAGGCCATTCCAGATTACAATTGGCGTTTACAGCGAAAGAAAAATATTGTTTTCAAACAGGTAGGGCACGATACTGTAATCCAAGACGACTCATACGAGACTTATGCTGACGCGATCGTCGATGAGTTACTCACCCTCACGAATACGTTTCATCCAATATTTGCTGAAGAGCGTAGCTGA
- a CDS encoding transcriptional regulator, with product MQQSQRKLIKLFLDIVLSNGAVLSASASLAALAPVAVASVPAPCHPLAVKDLNSIFTDIIINISVKLESMREAALRAIDCLRDRSYSIGELADAIDKSQSWTSEIVGDLEDAHLVDRTDGVQLAHTYEASLLAELLDRYALEKVLTGTKEDILVALLPGPISIAELQKQGFAKSTLYQHLNEIQETGAIAHTDDGYAISDDTLRSFLDARTRTTPFETEYRANGDRLVATSKGDVDGTPTAFSAFTRYGVDYYPAKTYVYQGDRSLDLEDILIHAVTVAENKKQMAMAAVFYLTHRATLDSSDLWRLANRWDCVERWADLFAYIDQREVHHEELFLPWEEFIDLANDYGVYPRGHHPEASLQRGLEELGDYLEAPVDTYLLGGGNLILRGLKDSTKDVDLVVADGQTFFTLAESLQDLGYEERGDLEAAYNQLDPSLVLEKEGFPRWGIFVETVAGQLQLNEAMIERCDQSFEYGNLHVHLLSLSDIFVFKSIMEREGDLEDVALIAQQADLDWEGIFEEIKTQDDRTGRFFSFAVLDTLDVLEERYDIVAPITDRLVSYCLENALLVSLEDPNTIEDLRTELDFPDHRIYNKLRQLEEDGQITVDRSGRLNTYQRIE from the coding sequence ATGCAGCAGTCACAGCGAAAATTGATTAAGTTATTCCTGGATATTGTGTTAAGTAACGGCGCTGTGCTGTCGGCGTCGGCGTCGCTGGCCGCGTTGGCGCCTGTGGCCGTGGCGTCGGTACCTGCACCGTGCCATCCTTTAGCGGTGAAGGATCTGAATTCCATATTCACCGATATAATTATAAATATATCGGTAAAATTGGAATCTATGAGGGAAGCAGCGCTACGGGCTATCGACTGTTTGCGGGATCGGTCCTACTCGATCGGCGAGTTAGCCGATGCGATCGACAAAAGTCAGAGCTGGACCTCGGAGATCGTTGGCGATCTCGAAGATGCCCATCTTGTGGACCGAACCGACGGCGTGCAATTGGCCCACACGTACGAAGCGTCACTGCTTGCCGAGCTCCTCGACCGCTACGCACTCGAAAAAGTCCTGACAGGGACGAAAGAGGACATCCTGGTTGCGCTACTTCCGGGCCCTATATCAATCGCTGAGTTACAAAAGCAAGGTTTCGCGAAATCGACACTCTATCAGCACCTGAACGAAATCCAGGAGACTGGTGCGATCGCACATACTGACGACGGCTATGCCATCAGTGACGACACGCTTCGGTCGTTTCTCGACGCCAGAACCCGAACGACACCGTTCGAAACCGAATACCGCGCGAACGGCGACCGACTCGTGGCGACGAGCAAAGGTGACGTCGACGGCACGCCGACTGCGTTCTCGGCGTTCACACGCTACGGTGTCGACTATTACCCAGCGAAGACCTACGTCTATCAAGGCGATCGCTCGCTGGATCTCGAAGATATTCTGATCCATGCGGTGACCGTCGCGGAGAACAAGAAACAGATGGCGATGGCGGCCGTGTTCTATCTCACGCACCGCGCTACCCTCGATTCCAGCGATCTCTGGCGGCTCGCAAACAGGTGGGACTGCGTCGAGAGGTGGGCTGACCTCTTCGCATACATCGACCAGCGAGAGGTCCACCACGAAGAGCTCTTTCTCCCGTGGGAGGAATTTATCGACCTCGCAAATGACTATGGGGTCTACCCGCGTGGCCACCACCCTGAGGCTAGCCTCCAGCGAGGACTCGAAGAACTTGGAGATTATCTGGAGGCACCTGTCGACACCTATCTTCTCGGAGGCGGTAACCTCATTCTGCGTGGTCTGAAGGACTCGACCAAGGACGTCGATCTCGTCGTTGCGGACGGACAGACGTTCTTCACACTCGCTGAATCGCTCCAGGACTTGGGATACGAGGAGCGTGGCGACCTGGAAGCGGCATACAACCAACTCGACCCCAGTCTTGTGCTCGAGAAGGAGGGATTTCCGCGCTGGGGCATCTTCGTCGAGACCGTCGCAGGCCAACTCCAGCTGAACGAGGCGATGATCGAGCGGTGCGACCAGTCATTCGAGTACGGCAATCTCCACGTGCATCTGCTCTCGCTGAGCGACATCTTCGTGTTCAAATCGATCATGGAACGGGAGGGCGACCTCGAAGATGTCGCGTTGATCGCCCAGCAAGCCGATCTCGACTGGGAGGGCATCTTCGAGGAGATCAAGACCCAGGACGACCGCACTGGCCGATTCTTCTCGTTTGCCGTGCTCGATACCCTCGATGTTCTCGAAGAGCGCTACGACATTGTTGCACCCATCACGGACCGGCTCGTCTCGTACTGTCTCGAGAACGCGCTGCTCGTCTCGCTGGAGGACCCGAACACGATCGAAGACCTCCGCACAGAGCTGGACTTTCCCGACCACCGGATCTACAACAAACTCCGCCAGCTCGAGGAGGATGGCCAGATTACCGTCGACCGGAGTGGTCGGCTTAACACGTATCAGCGGATCGAATAA
- a CDS encoding winged helix-turn-helix transcriptional regulator → MDDKRERNEGGRFEPTHSDKEVIDAVRKHTPAGTQEVAEELGIARQSADYRLRKLLDEGRVSKKKVGNSLVWSVEQ, encoded by the coding sequence ATGGACGACAAACGAGAACGGAACGAAGGCGGCCGGTTTGAGCCGACTCACAGCGACAAGGAGGTGATTGACGCTGTTCGAAAACATACGCCAGCCGGGACGCAAGAAGTGGCTGAGGAACTCGGGATTGCACGCCAAAGTGCAGACTATCGGCTTCGGAAGCTTCTAGATGAAGGGAGAGTTTCGAAGAAGAAAGTCGGGAATTCGTTGGTCTGGTCTGTCGAACAGTAA
- a CDS encoding MarR family transcriptional regulator yields MSRERDDEGKYTEMATIDAVLDVLASTDDPVLTSSEVAEAIGVSSETARRKLTELHDQGLVKRKEVGARAVVWWTVEEA; encoded by the coding sequence ATGAGCCGCGAGCGAGACGATGAAGGGAAGTACACCGAGATGGCGACGATCGACGCCGTGTTGGATGTGCTGGCGAGCACTGATGACCCAGTGCTGACGTCGAGTGAGGTTGCCGAGGCAATCGGCGTCTCCAGTGAGACTGCACGGCGGAAGCTGACCGAGTTACACGATCAGGGGCTCGTTAAGCGTAAGGAAGTCGGGGCCCGAGCAGTTGTATGGTGGACTGTTGAGGAGGCGTGA
- a CDS encoding transposase translates to MSPATLQDDPSVDSFFNVVETETLALFEHLSFGFLEKFDVFAPAKTGRTREHEPPELMRAFLHCYYHDIYGIRPVERELRNTVVWLSCGFDRPPSRDAVDRFLTDLEHVVNEVFDRLVEQAARRGLLDLTYCIDSTDVRAMPADQDASKCYDPTNDEYYYGYGCTIVSTGQKIPIAAEFTESKQAPEETAMRVTRDALAVAKPIWMVGDSAYDTLDWHDHLLAAGVVPVAPYNARNTDDPKDIEYRVEDRIEQHSEDVQLKQSTLDETYNRRTGVERTNESVKDCGLGRTHARGRVHARAQVFLALCLRLVVAITNYERGDNPGSTIITV, encoded by the coding sequence ATGAGTCCAGCGACCCTGCAAGATGATCCTTCGGTAGACTCGTTTTTCAATGTCGTGGAAACTGAGACGCTGGCGCTGTTTGAGCACCTTTCCTTCGGATTTCTCGAAAAGTTCGACGTGTTCGCCCCAGCGAAGACGGGGCGAACACGAGAGCACGAGCCACCAGAACTGATGCGTGCCTTCCTCCATTGCTACTACCACGACATCTACGGCATTCGTCCCGTTGAGCGAGAGCTTCGGAACACGGTCGTTTGGCTGAGCTGTGGGTTCGATCGACCGCCGTCGAGAGACGCGGTCGATCGTTTTCTCACCGACCTCGAACACGTCGTCAACGAGGTCTTTGACCGACTCGTCGAGCAGGCCGCCCGACGCGGCCTGCTCGACTTGACCTACTGTATCGATTCAACCGACGTGAGGGCGATGCCCGCCGATCAAGACGCGTCCAAGTGCTACGATCCAACCAACGACGAGTACTACTACGGCTACGGTTGCACGATCGTCTCGACCGGGCAAAAGATCCCGATTGCAGCCGAGTTTACCGAGAGTAAGCAAGCGCCAGAGGAGACGGCGATGCGCGTCACGCGTGACGCGCTCGCCGTCGCCAAGCCGATCTGGATGGTCGGTGACAGCGCCTACGACACGCTCGACTGGCACGACCACCTGCTGGCCGCAGGGGTCGTGCCAGTCGCTCCGTACAACGCACGAAACACTGACGACCCGAAAGACATCGAGTACAGGGTCGAAGACCGCATCGAACAACACAGCGAGGACGTTCAGCTGAAGCAGTCCACGCTGGATGAGACGTACAACCGCCGTACTGGAGTCGAACGAACCAACGAATCAGTGAAGGACTGCGGCCTCGGGCGAACGCACGCCCGAGGCCGCGTCCACGCACGAGCGCAGGTGTTTCTTGCCCTGTGCCTTCGCCTCGTCGTCGCTATCACCAACTACGAACGTGGAGACAATCCGGGAAGTACGATCATCACGGTGTGA
- a CDS encoding IS110 family transposase, which translates to MTATTDHYLGIDLHKRQAQVAVLDDEGQVVEEVRVANADLDEIAQKYAGSNAALEAGSNYFTIYDRLDEELDVTLANPAKADWLEDQKQKNDRKDAKNLARFLRLDEVPESYVPRKEFRRYRALARGRKKLVDKRSDFKNEVNSLLDQNGVTYDGSLWSEEGREFLRELTLDDASELLLEQWLEAIDEFTVKIKRMQRRIEEVAADVDELDTLMSAPGIAAFSGLMIYGEIGEVERFDRAAEVVSYAGLDPVIRESGDSRREGQISKEGNGYLRWILVQCANTAVHNAKDPYLSQFYWRLRNKRNKPHKVAIVATARKLLVALFNMLRKNEPYDPPEVSA; encoded by the coding sequence ATGACCGCAACCACTGATCACTACTTGGGCATTGACCTCCACAAACGGCAAGCACAAGTTGCTGTTCTCGACGATGAAGGCCAAGTCGTTGAAGAGGTCCGCGTCGCCAACGCGGACCTCGACGAGATTGCACAGAAGTACGCCGGTAGTAACGCTGCGCTCGAAGCGGGAAGCAACTACTTCACCATTTACGACAGACTTGACGAAGAGTTAGACGTGACTCTCGCCAATCCGGCCAAGGCGGATTGGCTCGAAGATCAGAAACAGAAAAACGACCGCAAGGACGCCAAGAACCTTGCACGGTTCCTCCGGTTGGACGAAGTGCCAGAAAGCTACGTCCCGCGAAAAGAATTCCGGCGCTACCGCGCGCTTGCGCGCGGTCGCAAGAAGTTGGTAGACAAGCGCTCAGACTTCAAAAACGAGGTCAACTCGCTCCTTGATCAAAACGGCGTCACCTACGATGGATCGTTGTGGAGTGAGGAAGGGCGTGAGTTCCTGCGTGAACTCACGCTCGACGACGCGTCGGAGTTGTTGCTGGAGCAGTGGTTGGAAGCAATCGACGAATTCACGGTGAAGATCAAGCGGATGCAGCGGCGGATTGAAGAGGTAGCAGCTGACGTAGATGAGCTGGATACGTTGATGTCTGCGCCAGGTATAGCGGCGTTTTCTGGCTTGATGATCTACGGCGAGATTGGTGAAGTAGAGCGGTTTGACCGCGCAGCTGAAGTAGTGAGTTACGCTGGATTGGACCCGGTGATCCGCGAGTCTGGCGACTCGCGGAGAGAGGGCCAAATCAGCAAGGAAGGAAACGGTTACTTGCGGTGGATCTTGGTTCAGTGCGCGAATACCGCCGTACACAACGCGAAGGATCCGTACTTGAGCCAGTTCTACTGGCGGTTACGGAACAAACGAAACAAACCGCACAAGGTAGCGATCGTGGCAACAGCGCGCAAGCTGTTAGTGGCGTTGTTCAACATGCTCAGGAAGAACGAACCGTACGACCCACCGGAGGTGAGTGCCTGA
- a CDS encoding flippase, which translates to MSSDEDADYSEIRAALGSIGLSAVLIFGATLLSQGLGFLTRVTMARYLPVDGYGIVVIGLSVLNLFGLVALAGMPAALSRYLPRRETADERRRILSSAFQIVGVLSVITGAGIFLTAKLLATAVFGNPDLVWIIRIFAAILPFYAIFKMGLGGFRGYETTYPRILTQNVLRPGLQLAGILLFVSLGYGTTGIAFAYASAFVVAAAVGMGLLYRVSEFSAWEVLRRGSISRHKELLLFSVPLAASGAINVVAKHSDLILLGMFKSGTEVGLYEVAFRMGVFVTLLFTPAIGYLFQPIISRFDANADRGKMDKLYTVTTRWIVVASFPVFALFFLFPEQSLAFFFSEKYVASRWALRILLVGFVISLLPGLTGMFLTAVGETKILMYISAGTMFLNVAINVILIPSYGIIGAAIATATARIFNNVVQSYFIYRKYTVHPFNRGYVIPTALMGIVFVLLFAAPIPFSNLSFGFGVFVAVGIGVIHLTLVLVTRSIYSVELALIDGLLNRLGIAASISKSLQRFVR; encoded by the coding sequence ATGAGTTCTGACGAAGATGCTGATTATTCTGAAATCCGGGCCGCATTGGGTTCTATCGGTCTGAGTGCAGTGCTCATATTCGGTGCCACACTGCTGAGTCAGGGACTCGGGTTCCTAACGCGGGTCACAATGGCCCGCTATCTCCCAGTAGATGGATATGGAATTGTAGTTATCGGGCTCTCTGTATTGAATCTATTCGGCCTTGTTGCACTTGCTGGAATGCCTGCTGCGTTATCTCGTTACCTTCCTCGGCGGGAAACCGCGGACGAGCGTCGACGTATTCTCTCTTCAGCCTTTCAAATCGTCGGGGTCCTATCAGTGATAACCGGTGCTGGAATCTTTCTCACAGCGAAGTTACTGGCAACGGCGGTCTTCGGGAACCCTGACCTCGTCTGGATTATCCGTATCTTCGCCGCGATTCTCCCGTTCTACGCGATATTCAAAATGGGACTCGGTGGATTTCGTGGCTACGAGACGACCTATCCGCGTATTCTGACACAGAACGTGTTACGTCCAGGGCTGCAGCTTGCTGGAATTTTGCTATTCGTTTCCCTCGGGTACGGGACTACAGGCATCGCATTTGCGTACGCCTCGGCATTCGTGGTTGCTGCTGCTGTGGGAATGGGATTACTCTACAGGGTCAGTGAATTCTCCGCCTGGGAGGTACTAAGACGTGGATCAATCTCCCGGCACAAGGAGCTTTTACTGTTTTCTGTCCCTCTCGCTGCTTCGGGAGCAATCAACGTAGTGGCGAAGCACAGCGATCTCATTCTGCTGGGTATGTTCAAATCCGGGACAGAAGTAGGTCTATACGAAGTGGCATTTCGAATGGGGGTATTTGTTACTTTGCTATTTACACCCGCGATAGGGTATCTGTTCCAACCAATCATCTCTCGATTCGATGCCAATGCGGATCGGGGAAAGATGGACAAACTCTACACCGTCACCACCCGGTGGATTGTTGTCGCCTCCTTTCCAGTCTTTGCGCTCTTCTTCCTGTTTCCAGAGCAGTCACTAGCGTTTTTCTTCAGTGAAAAGTACGTGGCAAGCCGTTGGGCGCTCAGAATACTGCTCGTCGGATTCGTAATCTCCCTGCTTCCCGGACTTACTGGGATGTTCCTAACGGCAGTCGGTGAAACGAAGATCCTCATGTACATTTCTGCCGGGACGATGTTCTTGAATGTCGCAATCAACGTCATCCTCATTCCCTCCTATGGAATTATCGGTGCAGCGATAGCGACTGCGACAGCACGAATATTCAACAATGTGGTCCAGTCGTATTTCATCTACCGGAAGTATACTGTTCACCCATTCAACCGAGGATACGTGATTCCAACAGCCCTAATGGGAATAGTGTTCGTTTTACTATTCGCTGCTCCAATACCGTTCAGTAACTTGTCTTTTGGTTTCGGCGTCTTTGTCGCAGTGGGTATCGGAGTGATCCATCTCACTCTAGTACTTGTGACGCGGTCCATCTACAGCGTTGAACTCGCTCTGATCGACGGTCTTCTAAATCGACTTGGAATTGCCGCATCCATATCAAAATCCTTACAACGTTTCGTTAGGTAA
- a CDS encoding helix-turn-helix domain-containing protein, translated as MNTNQRERLVRHLSEAELDQAIEDAQSTDEARLVRRLCFIKDLYLGDTRKQAGRRVGSSRSTTRRWAQAWNEGGVERLRPSFGGRPPPKLSPKQFEDLCEYLGDGQPWMPQAIRALIRDHYGVTYHPAHLSRKLREAGMNYAKPRPMDPRRPDDAEEILAERLGQALGEDDNQDEAEPAVLGFFR; from the coding sequence ATGAACACGAATCAGCGCGAGCGGTTAGTGCGCCATTTGTCAGAAGCAGAGCTTGACCAAGCCATAGAAGATGCACAGTCGACGGACGAGGCCCGTCTCGTCCGGCGGCTGTGTTTCATCAAGGATCTCTATCTGGGCGATACGCGCAAACAGGCGGGTCGACGCGTCGGGAGCTCTCGATCCACGACGCGTCGGTGGGCGCAGGCGTGGAATGAAGGCGGTGTTGAGAGGCTTCGCCCGAGCTTCGGCGGCCGGCCGCCGCCGAAGCTCTCACCTAAACAGTTCGAGGACCTCTGTGAGTATCTCGGAGACGGCCAACCATGGATGCCACAGGCGATTCGCGCACTCATCAGAGACCACTACGGCGTCACGTATCATCCGGCACACCTCAGCCGAAAGCTGCGTGAAGCCGGCATGAACTACGCCAAACCACGTCCGATGGATCCACGTCGTCCAGATGACGCTGAGGAGATTCTCGCCGAGCGCCTCGGCCAGGCGCTCGGCGAGGACGACAATCAAGATGAGGCCGAGCCGGCCGTGTTGGGGTTCTTTCGATGA